The Brenneria rubrifaciens genome has a window encoding:
- the ligA gene encoding NAD-dependent DNA ligase LigA has translation MKPLNPESAEVREATLRIAALRTTLRHHEYQYHVEDAPEIPDAEYDRLMQELKDLEAAHPQLVTTDSPTQRVGAAPLAAFEQVRHEVPMLSLDNVFDEDSYLAFSKRIGDRLKNADDLTFCCELKLDGLAVSLLYEEGVLVRAATRGDGATGENITSNIRTIGAIPLCLKGEHIPRRLEVRGEVFMKHRGFERLNDEARRTGGKVFANPRNAAAGSLRQLDPRITARRPLTFYCYGVGLLEGGELPASHWERLMQFKQWGLPVSDHTRRCTGSAEVLDFYHQVEHNRRSLGFDIDGVVVKVDDLALQTRLGFVAKAPRWAVAFKFPAQEQLTWIRDVEFQVGRTGAITPVARLEPVAVAGVMVSNATLHNADEIERLGLRIGDRVIVRRAGDVIPQIVGVVESERPEEARPIVFPGHCPVCHSDVERVDGEVVTRCTGGLICGAQRKEALKHFVSRRALDVEGMGDKIIDQLVEKQYVETPADLFRLTAGILTGLDRMGPKSAQNLVNALQKAKSTTLARFLFALGIRDVGETTAANLAAHFGSLDTLFAADEEALLEVADVGKVVAAHVRHFLDEAHNQKVIRELTDPEGINVHWPAPVMIKAEEIDSPFAGKTVVLTGSLRLLSRDEAKDRLTARGAKVSGSVSKKTDMVIAGEAAGSKLAKAQELEIPVIDEAEMVRLLGE, from the coding sequence ATGAAACCATTGAATCCAGAATCAGCCGAAGTACGTGAGGCTACGTTACGCATCGCAGCACTGCGAACCACGTTGCGTCATCATGAATACCAATATCACGTTGAAGATGCGCCTGAAATTCCTGATGCGGAATATGATCGTCTCATGCAGGAACTGAAAGATTTGGAAGCGGCACACCCTCAGTTGGTGACGACCGACTCACCGACTCAGCGCGTAGGGGCCGCGCCGCTGGCCGCTTTCGAGCAGGTGCGGCATGAAGTGCCGATGCTCTCGCTGGATAACGTCTTTGATGAAGATAGCTACCTGGCGTTCAGCAAGCGTATCGGCGATCGACTGAAGAATGCCGATGATTTGACGTTCTGCTGTGAGCTGAAGCTGGACGGTCTTGCCGTCAGCCTGCTGTACGAAGAAGGCGTTCTGGTTCGCGCCGCGACGCGCGGAGATGGCGCCACCGGCGAAAATATCACCAGCAACATCCGTACCATCGGCGCAATACCGCTTTGCCTTAAAGGTGAGCACATCCCGCGGCGGCTGGAAGTTCGCGGGGAAGTGTTCATGAAGCATCGCGGTTTCGAAAGGCTGAATGATGAAGCGCGGCGTACCGGCGGCAAAGTGTTCGCCAACCCGCGTAATGCGGCGGCAGGTTCGCTGCGTCAGCTCGATCCCCGGATTACGGCCAGACGTCCGCTGACTTTCTACTGCTATGGCGTCGGTTTGCTGGAAGGCGGCGAATTGCCCGCCAGCCATTGGGAACGGCTGATGCAGTTTAAACAGTGGGGACTCCCGGTCAGCGATCATACCCGTCGTTGTACGGGTAGCGCAGAAGTTCTTGATTTTTATCATCAAGTTGAACATAACCGCCGTTCGTTGGGGTTTGACATTGATGGCGTGGTTGTCAAGGTTGACGATTTGGCGTTGCAGACGCGTCTTGGATTTGTCGCGAAAGCGCCTCGCTGGGCCGTGGCCTTCAAATTTCCGGCCCAGGAGCAACTGACCTGGATTCGTGATGTCGAGTTCCAGGTCGGGCGTACCGGGGCGATTACGCCCGTTGCCCGCCTTGAACCGGTCGCGGTAGCCGGGGTGATGGTCAGCAATGCGACGCTGCATAATGCGGATGAAATCGAACGCCTCGGATTGCGGATTGGCGATCGGGTTATCGTCCGGCGCGCGGGTGATGTTATTCCGCAGATCGTGGGGGTGGTGGAGTCTGAACGGCCAGAGGAGGCCCGGCCGATAGTCTTCCCTGGGCATTGCCCGGTGTGTCATTCCGACGTGGAGCGCGTTGACGGCGAAGTGGTGACCCGTTGCACCGGCGGTCTGATTTGCGGCGCGCAGCGGAAAGAGGCGTTGAAGCATTTTGTTTCACGCAGGGCGCTGGATGTGGAGGGCATGGGCGATAAAATCATCGATCAACTGGTGGAAAAACAGTACGTCGAAACGCCGGCCGATCTGTTCCGGCTCACGGCGGGGATCTTGACCGGCCTCGATCGCATGGGACCCAAGTCTGCACAGAATTTGGTTAACGCGTTGCAGAAAGCGAAAAGCACGACGCTGGCGCGCTTCCTGTTCGCGTTGGGGATTCGTGATGTTGGTGAAACCACGGCAGCGAATCTGGCCGCACACTTTGGCTCGCTCGATACGCTATTTGCCGCGGACGAAGAAGCGTTGCTTGAAGTGGCTGACGTGGGGAAAGTGGTCGCCGCCCATGTGCGTCATTTTCTTGATGAAGCGCACAATCAGAAAGTGATCCGCGAGTTAACCGATCCCGAGGGGATCAATGTTCACTGGCCGGCGCCGGTGATGATCAAGGCCGAAGAGATCGACAGCCCGTTCGCGGGAAAAACCGTGGTGCTGACTGGCTCGTTGCGTCTCTTGTCCCGTGATGAAGCCAAGGATCGTCTGACGGCGCGGGGTGCGAAAGTCAGTGGCAGCGTCTCGAAAAAAACCGATATGGTGATTGCCGGGGAAGCGGCGGGATCGAAACTGGCCAAAGCGCAGGAACTGGAGATCCCGGTTATTGATGAGGCCGAAATGGTGCGTTTATTGGGGGAGTAA
- a CDS encoding TIGR04211 family SH3 domain-containing protein, producing MQKLCLTCFTLIAFTLSWTVHAEEKRYVSDELLTYIHSGPGNQYRIVGTLNAGDPVTVLSINEGAGYAQIRDDKNRTSWIPRDQLSETPSLRTRVPELESQVKDLTEKLKNTDQSWNQRTTEMQQKIAASDGIINGLRKENQDLKNQLIVAQKKVSAANVQLDDKQRTIILQWFLYGGGVAGAGLLLGLLLPHIVPRRKKNDRWMG from the coding sequence ATGCAGAAATTATGCCTAACTTGCTTTACTTTGATTGCCTTTACATTAAGTTGGACGGTTCACGCCGAAGAAAAACGCTATGTTTCTGACGAGTTACTGACCTACATCCACAGTGGCCCCGGTAACCAGTACCGCATCGTCGGCACACTGAACGCCGGCGATCCGGTGACGGTACTCAGTATTAATGAGGGGGCCGGTTATGCACAAATTCGCGATGACAAAAACCGCACCAGTTGGATTCCGCGCGATCAGTTGAGCGAAACCCCCAGCTTGCGCACTCGCGTACCTGAATTGGAAAGCCAGGTCAAAGATCTGACCGAAAAACTGAAGAATACCGATCAAAGCTGGAATCAGCGCACAACCGAGATGCAGCAGAAAATTGCCGCCAGCGATGGGATTATCAACGGGTTACGTAAAGAAAATCAGGACTTGAAAAATCAGCTGATTGTCGCCCAGAAAAAAGTCAGCGCAGCCAATGTGCAGCTTGATGACAAACAACGTACGATCATTCTGCAATGGTTTTTGTACGGTGGTGGGGTTGCCGGGGCGGGACTGCTGCTGGGCCTGCTGCTGCCGCACATTGTCCCCCGCCGAAAAAAGAACGATCGCTGGATGGGATAA
- a CDS encoding multifunctional CCA addition/repair protein encodes MNIYLVGGAVRDSLLDLPVTEKDWVVVGATPEQLLAQGYQQVGKDFPVFLHPVSRDEYALARTERKSGNGYTGFVCHAAPDVTLEQDLLRRDLTINAMAQTEQGELVDPYNGRHDLENRLLRHVSDAFSDDPLRVLRVARFAARFAYLGFQVAEATMTLMQSMTRTGELDYLTPERVWKETEKALGTRSPQVYFQVLRDCGALAVLFPEVDKLFGIPAPAKWHPEIDTGIHTLMTLAVAARLSPDIDVRFAVLCHDLGKGLTPPELWPRHHGHGPAGVKLVESLCQRLRVPNHIRDLAKLVSEYHDLIHTVQKLQPNTLIKLFDAIDVWRKPQRLEQLALASEADARGRTGFEESPYPQGEYLREAFQVVSRVSSAEVVADGYQGIEVRNELSRRRIRALEQWKAQQQRTSPPTV; translated from the coding sequence TTGAATATTTACCTTGTCGGCGGCGCTGTTCGGGACAGCCTGCTTGATTTACCCGTCACCGAGAAAGATTGGGTGGTTGTCGGCGCAACGCCGGAACAACTCCTGGCGCAGGGCTATCAACAGGTGGGGAAGGATTTTCCGGTCTTTTTGCATCCTGTCAGCCGTGACGAGTACGCTCTGGCCCGTACCGAGAGAAAATCAGGCAACGGCTACACGGGCTTTGTCTGTCATGCCGCGCCGGACGTTACGCTGGAGCAGGATTTACTGCGCCGCGATCTGACGATTAACGCCATGGCGCAAACGGAACAGGGAGAACTGGTCGATCCCTATAATGGCCGGCACGATCTGGAAAACCGCCTGCTGCGCCATGTTTCCGATGCGTTCAGCGACGATCCGTTAAGGGTGTTGCGCGTTGCCCGTTTTGCCGCTCGCTTTGCCTATCTGGGTTTTCAGGTTGCGGAAGCCACCATGACGCTGATGCAAAGCATGACCCGTACAGGAGAACTCGACTACCTGACGCCTGAACGCGTCTGGAAAGAAACAGAAAAAGCGCTTGGCACCCGCTCGCCGCAGGTTTACTTTCAAGTACTGCGCGACTGCGGCGCCCTTGCGGTGCTGTTCCCCGAAGTCGATAAACTTTTCGGCATCCCGGCGCCCGCCAAATGGCATCCTGAAATTGATACCGGCATTCATACGCTGATGACGCTGGCGGTTGCCGCACGGCTCAGCCCCGATATCGATGTCCGTTTCGCCGTACTGTGCCACGATCTGGGAAAAGGCCTGACCCCGCCGGAATTATGGCCCCGACATCACGGTCATGGTCCCGCCGGCGTCAAACTGGTGGAGTCACTGTGCCAACGTTTGCGGGTTCCCAACCACATACGGGATCTGGCAAAGCTGGTGTCGGAATACCACGACCTGATCCACACCGTCCAGAAATTACAGCCCAACACGTTGATAAAGCTGTTCGACGCTATCGATGTCTGGCGCAAGCCACAGCGCCTGGAACAGTTGGCGCTCGCCAGCGAAGCCGATGCCAGAGGCCGTACCGGTTTTGAAGAGAGCCCCTATCCGCAGGGAGAGTATCTGCGCGAAGCATTTCAGGTGGTTAGTCGCGTGAGCAGCGCGGAAGTGGTCGCCGACGGTTATCAGGGCATTGAGGTCCGCAACGAATTGTCACGCCGCCGCATTAGGGCGTTGGAACAGTGGAAAGCGCAACAGCAACGGACATCGCCGCCGACCGTATAG
- the bacA gene encoding undecaprenyl-diphosphate phosphatase: MVDLHSLFIAFILGVVEGLTEFLPVSSTGHMIIVGHWLGFADEKAKTFEIIIQLGSILAVVAMFWRRLFGLIGIHFGQVVHEGQTSGRLKLTHILLAMIPAVVLGMVFHDVIKSLFEPKNVMYALVVGGFLLLAAEWLKPKQPRAVGLDDITHRQAFMIGCFQCLALWPGFSRSGATISGGMLMGVSRYAASEFSFILAVPMMMGATVLDLYKSWHFLSLADLPMFAVGFMTAFVVALIAIKTFLHIIKRISFVPFAIYRFIVAAVVYMVFF, encoded by the coding sequence ATGGTTGACCTGCATTCGTTGTTCATCGCGTTTATTCTCGGGGTGGTTGAAGGGCTGACTGAATTTTTACCCGTTTCTTCGACAGGGCACATGATTATTGTGGGTCACTGGCTAGGCTTTGCCGATGAAAAAGCCAAAACCTTCGAGATTATTATCCAGTTGGGCTCCATTCTCGCTGTGGTCGCGATGTTCTGGCGTCGGCTTTTCGGACTTATCGGTATTCATTTTGGTCAGGTTGTGCATGAAGGACAAACCTCTGGCCGTTTAAAACTAACCCATATTCTGTTGGCAATGATTCCGGCGGTGGTGCTGGGCATGGTTTTCCATGACGTCATCAAATCGTTGTTTGAACCTAAAAATGTGATGTATGCGTTGGTGGTGGGAGGCTTCCTGCTGCTGGCGGCGGAATGGTTAAAGCCAAAGCAGCCGCGTGCTGTCGGGTTGGATGATATTACCCATCGTCAGGCATTCATGATTGGCTGTTTTCAGTGTCTGGCGCTGTGGCCGGGCTTTTCCCGTTCAGGGGCGACGATTTCCGGCGGGATGCTGATGGGCGTCAGCCGCTATGCCGCGTCAGAGTTCTCTTTTATTCTGGCGGTTCCCATGATGATGGGCGCCACCGTTCTGGATCTCTATAAAAGCTGGCATTTCCTGTCGCTGGCGGATTTGCCGATGTTTGCGGTGGGATTTATGACGGCGTTTGTGGTCGCGCTGATCGCGATTAAAACATTCCTGCATATTATTAAACGCATTTCTTTCGTTCCGTTCGCTATTTACCGCTTTATTGTGGCGGCGGTGGTATACATGGTGTTCTTCTAA
- a CDS encoding inorganic triphosphatase, translating to MSEEIELKFIVHPDSVDSLRKQLTEWQTEYSQTEHLQAVRLTNIYFETADNYLRQNGIGLRIRGENERYEMTAKTAGKVVGGLHQHPEYNVALEKAELDLSLLPADIWPENCDLTALQHSLKALFSTDFTRERWVITYHQSIIEIAFDRGEIRAGEQSEPLCELEMELKVGLTSHLLDLAKEIADFGGLRQGSLSKAARGYHLARGNPPRECRPVTVLAVEPKANIDQAINTALEYALAHWQYHEELWVRGDQSAREALPQASALIREMLVLVGGLVSRKITTLFRAALTSLDTKIEGPGDAETLCYSVDYLQSKLVLTSWLINAGWRDYMDNKDRIRLQGSYKRFADIMLSRSAADLRSTFNNALSEVQYVQQLPRLHRNISAFYLLSGAYPTEQVEAYIGCWRALIHAIEQFTVDHTPPPYLEACRKQARDQPPFWLHSASN from the coding sequence ATGAGTGAAGAAATAGAGCTGAAGTTTATTGTTCATCCCGACAGCGTCGATTCTCTGCGCAAACAGTTGACTGAGTGGCAGACAGAGTACAGTCAGACTGAACACCTGCAAGCCGTTCGGCTGACCAACATCTACTTTGAAACGGCAGATAACTATTTGCGTCAAAACGGCATCGGTCTGCGGATTCGCGGTGAGAACGAACGTTATGAGATGACGGCAAAAACCGCTGGCAAAGTGGTCGGCGGGTTACATCAGCATCCAGAATATAATGTGGCGTTGGAAAAAGCGGAACTGGATCTCAGTCTGCTTCCTGCGGATATCTGGCCGGAAAATTGTGATTTGACCGCCTTGCAGCACTCGCTGAAGGCGCTGTTCAGTACGGATTTCACGCGTGAAAGGTGGGTGATCACTTACCATCAGAGCATTATTGAGATTGCATTTGACCGTGGGGAGATTCGTGCCGGAGAACAAAGTGAACCGCTTTGTGAGCTGGAGATGGAGCTCAAAGTCGGGCTGACGTCACATCTGCTGGACCTGGCGAAGGAAATTGCGGATTTCGGCGGCTTGCGGCAGGGCAGTCTCAGCAAGGCCGCGCGGGGATATCATCTTGCCAGAGGCAATCCGCCGCGTGAGTGCCGCCCTGTCACGGTACTTGCGGTCGAACCCAAGGCCAATATCGATCAGGCGATCAATACCGCGCTGGAGTATGCGTTGGCGCATTGGCAATATCATGAAGAACTCTGGGTCAGAGGCGACCAGTCCGCGCGTGAGGCTTTGCCGCAAGCCAGCGCGCTGATCCGCGAGATGCTGGTGCTGGTCGGCGGGCTGGTTTCCCGTAAGATAACCACGCTTTTCCGGGCCGCGTTGACCAGTCTGGATACAAAAATCGAAGGGCCGGGTGATGCCGAAACGCTGTGCTACAGCGTTGATTATTTGCAAAGTAAGCTGGTGCTCACTTCCTGGTTGATTAACGCAGGCTGGCGCGACTACATGGATAACAAAGATCGCATCCGATTGCAGGGTTCCTATAAACGCTTTGCCGATATTATGTTGAGCCGAAGCGCTGCCGACCTGCGGAGTACCTTCAACAACGCCCTGAGTGAAGTGCAATACGTGCAGCAATTACCCCGGCTGCATCGCAATATTAGCGCTTTTTATCTGCTGTCCGGGGCTTATCCGACAGAACAGGTCGAAGCCTATATCGGGTGCTGGCGGGCATTGATCCACGCAATCGAACAGTTCACCGTCGACCATACGCCGCCGCCGTATCTGGAAGCTTGCCGTAAACAGGCACGGGATCAGCCGCCGTTCTGGTTACACAGCGCCAGTAATTAA
- the glnE gene encoding bifunctional [glutamate--ammonia ligase]-adenylyl-L-tyrosine phosphorylase/[glutamate--ammonia-ligase] adenylyltransferase, whose translation MSTLPLPSLPALLAEQSQRALLRLQENAFRPDLVTEDDLAVLAFSDFVSDALTMHPDWLRSLHQQPPQPEEWRHYPDWLNAASAEVNDEAALMKALRQFRRRMLVRIAWSQILRTSTTEQTLKQLSELAETLIVFARNWLYAMCCREWGTPCNAHGVPQPLLILGMGKLGGGELNFSSDIDLIFAYPENGQTQGGRRERDNAQFFTRLGQRLIKVLDQPTVDGFVYRVDMRLRPFGDSGPLVLSFAAMEDYYQEQGRDWERYAMVKARLLGGIDDAYSQELRDTLKPFVFRRYIDFSVIQSLRNMKSMIAREVRRRDLGNNIKLGAGGIREIEFIAQVFQLIRGGREPGLQQRALLPTLQHIGALGLLAPEKVLALSESYLFLRRLENLLQAIADEQTQTLPEDELNQLRLAWGMGYGVWRALQEALSRHMQAVRGVFNDLIGDDAPDSNDISEYGGYNSLWQDTLDDIDLVPLTPHLIEPVREKLLRAIVEFRHDVAKRTIGPRGRDVLDQLMPKLLAEVCARQEADAVLSRLTPLLLGIVTRTTYLELLLESPAALTQLIRLCAASPMVASQLARYPLLLDELLDSATLYRPTAPGAYSDELRQYLMRIPEEDEEQQLEAVRQFKQAQQLRIAAGDIAGVLPVMKVSDHLTYLAEAIIAAVVQRAWGQMEARYGQPSHLQQREGRGFAVIAYGKLGGWELGYGSDLDLVFLIDCPSDVMTDGERNIDGRQFYLRLAQRVMHLFSTRTSSGILYEVDARLRPSGAAGMLVSTVEAFDEYQRNEAWIWEHQALVRARMVYGESGVQQQFESIRRTILCRERDADRLRKEVREMREKMRQHQANKDRSLFDLKTDVGGITDIEFIVQYLVLRYAAQEPRLTRWSDNVRILELMAQYGVMEASEADALKLVYVTLRNALHHLALQELSGRIGQDRFVAERRQVRQSWNKWLG comes from the coding sequence ATGTCGACACTTCCTTTGCCATCGCTACCTGCATTATTGGCGGAACAGTCTCAGCGGGCCTTATTACGCTTACAGGAAAATGCCTTCCGCCCTGACCTGGTCACAGAGGACGATCTCGCGGTATTGGCATTCAGCGACTTTGTCAGTGATGCCCTGACGATGCATCCAGACTGGCTGCGGTCACTCCATCAGCAACCGCCGCAGCCAGAGGAGTGGCGGCACTATCCTGATTGGTTGAATGCGGCCTCGGCGGAGGTTAACGATGAGGCCGCGCTGATGAAAGCGCTACGCCAGTTCCGTCGCCGGATGCTGGTACGGATTGCCTGGTCGCAGATATTGCGCACCAGCACAACCGAACAAACCCTCAAACAGCTCAGCGAACTGGCGGAAACGTTGATTGTTTTTGCCAGAAACTGGTTATATGCGATGTGCTGCCGTGAATGGGGCACGCCCTGTAATGCGCACGGCGTCCCTCAACCCCTGTTAATCCTCGGAATGGGGAAACTGGGCGGCGGCGAACTGAACTTCTCTTCCGATATCGATCTGATTTTTGCCTACCCGGAAAACGGCCAGACGCAAGGCGGACGGCGTGAACGGGACAACGCTCAGTTCTTTACCCGATTAGGGCAGCGATTGATTAAAGTGCTGGATCAGCCGACGGTGGATGGCTTTGTCTATCGCGTTGACATGCGTTTGCGTCCCTTTGGCGACAGTGGTCCGCTGGTGCTCAGCTTTGCGGCGATGGAAGATTATTATCAGGAACAGGGACGCGACTGGGAACGTTATGCGATGGTCAAAGCCCGTCTGCTGGGGGGAATTGACGACGCTTACAGCCAGGAACTGCGCGATACCCTGAAGCCCTTTGTTTTTCGCCGTTACATCGATTTCAGCGTTATCCAGTCATTGCGGAACATGAAAAGCATGATTGCCCGCGAAGTCCGCCGCCGGGATTTAGGCAACAACATCAAACTGGGCGCTGGCGGGATCCGTGAGATTGAATTTATCGCCCAGGTGTTTCAATTGATTCGCGGTGGCCGGGAGCCCGGCTTACAGCAGCGTGCGCTGCTGCCTACACTCCAGCACATCGGCGCGCTGGGATTGTTAGCGCCAGAGAAAGTGTTGGCGCTCAGTGAGTCTTATCTGTTTCTGCGCCGCCTGGAAAATTTATTGCAGGCGATTGCGGATGAGCAAACCCAAACTTTGCCCGAAGATGAACTCAATCAGCTACGGTTGGCATGGGGAATGGGATATGGCGTTTGGCGTGCGCTCCAGGAGGCGTTGTCGCGGCACATGCAGGCGGTGCGCGGCGTCTTTAATGATTTGATTGGCGACGATGCGCCGGACAGCAATGATATTTCTGAATATGGCGGCTATAACAGCCTGTGGCAAGATACGCTGGATGACATCGATCTGGTGCCGTTAACGCCGCATCTGATTGAACCGGTAAGGGAAAAACTGTTGCGGGCGATCGTCGAGTTTCGTCATGACGTCGCGAAACGGACGATTGGACCGCGCGGCCGGGACGTACTGGATCAACTGATGCCGAAGCTGCTGGCGGAAGTGTGCGCCCGCCAGGAAGCGGACGCCGTGCTGTCACGGTTGACTCCCCTCTTACTGGGGATCGTGACGCGTACAACCTATCTGGAGTTATTGCTTGAATCGCCTGCCGCGCTGACCCAGTTGATCCGTTTGTGCGCCGCCTCGCCGATGGTGGCCAGCCAACTGGCGCGTTATCCCTTGCTGCTGGATGAGCTGCTCGATTCTGCAACGCTGTATCGACCGACGGCGCCCGGCGCGTATTCTGACGAGTTGCGCCAGTATCTGATGCGCATACCCGAGGAAGATGAAGAACAGCAATTAGAGGCGGTGCGCCAGTTTAAGCAGGCGCAGCAGTTGCGTATCGCCGCCGGAGATATCGCGGGTGTACTCCCCGTAATGAAAGTGAGTGATCACTTAACCTATCTGGCCGAGGCCATTATTGCCGCCGTCGTGCAACGGGCGTGGGGGCAAATGGAGGCACGCTACGGTCAGCCTTCACATTTGCAACAGCGTGAAGGGCGGGGCTTTGCGGTTATCGCCTATGGCAAGTTGGGCGGTTGGGAACTCGGTTACGGATCAGATCTTGATTTGGTCTTTCTGATTGATTGTCCGTCAGACGTGATGACCGATGGGGAGCGTAACATTGATGGCCGCCAGTTTTACCTGCGGCTGGCCCAGCGCGTTATGCACCTGTTTAGCACGCGGACATCATCCGGCATTCTTTATGAAGTAGATGCCCGGCTGAGGCCGTCGGGGGCCGCCGGTATGCTGGTCAGTACCGTTGAAGCGTTTGACGAGTACCAGCGCAATGAGGCCTGGATCTGGGAACATCAAGCTTTGGTGCGGGCGCGAATGGTGTATGGCGAATCTGGCGTACAGCAGCAGTTTGAGTCTATTCGGCGTACGATCCTTTGCCGGGAACGTGATGCGGACAGGTTGCGTAAGGAAGTTCGCGAAATGCGTGAAAAAATGCGCCAACACCAGGCTAACAAAGATCGTTCGTTGTTTGACCTGAAAACGGATGTCGGGGGAATCACCGACATTGAGTTTATCGTGCAATATCTGGTGCTGCGTTATGCCGCGCAGGAACCGCGCCTCACCCGCTGGTCTGATAACGTCCGCATTCTGGAATTGATGGCGCAGTATGGCGTGATGGAAGCGAGTGAGGCGGACGCGCTCAAACTGGTCTATGTCACACTGCGTAACGCGTTGCACCATCTGGCATTGCAGGAACTGTCGGGGCGGATCGGCCAGGACCGGTTTGTAGCCGAGCGGCGGCAGGTGCGACAGAGCTGGAATAAGTGGTTAGGCTGA
- the hldE gene encoding bifunctional D-glycero-beta-D-manno-heptose-7-phosphate kinase/D-glycero-beta-D-manno-heptose 1-phosphate adenylyltransferase HldE, which yields MKITLPDFRQAGVLVVGDVMLDRYWYGPTSRISPEAPVPVVKVDTIEERPGGAANVAMNIASLGAGSRLVGLTGIDDAARALSEKLCEVNVRCDFVPVPTHPTITKLRVLSRNQQLIRLDFEEGFDGVDPLPMIERIRQALPHIGALVLSDYAKGALTHVQAMIQTAKAAGVAVLIDPKGTDFSRYRGATLLTPNLSEFEAVAGRCKSEDEVVSRGMKLVADYELSALLITRSEQGMTLLQPGKAPLHLPTQAQEVYDVTGAGDTVIGVLAASLAAGNSLEEACFLANAAAGVVVGKLGTSTVTPIELENAIRGRAETGFGVMSEQQLKDAVALARQRGERIVMTNGCFDILHAGHVSYLSNARKLGDRLIVAVNSDASTKRLKGPSRPVNPLPQRMIVLGALEAVDWVVPFEEDTPQRLIAEVLPDVLVKGGDYQPHQIAGSEEVWANGGEVNVLNFEDGCSTTNIINSIKAGKSE from the coding sequence ATGAAAATTACGCTGCCTGACTTCCGCCAAGCGGGAGTGTTAGTGGTTGGTGATGTGATGCTGGATCGGTACTGGTATGGACCAACCAGCCGGATTTCTCCCGAAGCTCCGGTGCCGGTGGTCAAGGTCGACACCATCGAGGAGCGTCCCGGCGGCGCGGCAAACGTGGCGATGAATATCGCGTCGTTGGGCGCGGGTTCCCGTCTGGTAGGCCTGACAGGGATCGATGACGCCGCGCGGGCGCTGAGCGAGAAACTCTGCGAGGTTAACGTAAGGTGTGATTTTGTGCCCGTGCCGACGCATCCGACGATCACGAAACTGCGCGTTCTGTCACGTAATCAACAGCTTATCCGCCTGGATTTTGAAGAAGGATTTGACGGTGTCGATCCGCTGCCGATGATTGAGCGTATCCGGCAGGCGCTGCCCCATATCGGCGCGCTGGTGCTGTCTGACTATGCGAAAGGGGCGTTGACCCACGTCCAGGCGATGATCCAGACCGCGAAAGCGGCCGGCGTAGCGGTTTTGATCGATCCCAAAGGAACGGATTTTTCTCGCTACCGCGGTGCGACATTGCTGACGCCGAACCTGTCCGAGTTTGAAGCGGTCGCGGGGCGCTGTAAGAGCGAAGATGAAGTGGTGTCCCGTGGTATGAAGCTGGTGGCTGATTATGAACTGTCGGCGCTGCTGATTACCCGTTCAGAGCAGGGAATGACGTTGTTGCAGCCGGGTAAGGCGCCGTTGCATTTGCCGACGCAGGCCCAGGAAGTGTATGACGTGACAGGGGCGGGGGATACCGTGATTGGCGTGCTGGCCGCGTCACTGGCGGCAGGTAACTCGCTGGAAGAAGCCTGTTTCCTGGCTAACGCGGCGGCGGGGGTCGTGGTAGGTAAGCTGGGTACATCAACGGTAACGCCGATTGAACTGGAAAATGCGATTCGCGGCCGTGCCGAAACGGGTTTTGGCGTGATGAGCGAGCAACAGTTGAAAGACGCCGTTGCGCTGGCGCGCCAGCGTGGTGAAAGGATTGTCATGACCAATGGTTGCTTCGATATTCTTCACGCGGGACACGTTTCCTACTTATCAAACGCCCGCAAGCTTGGCGATCGGCTGATTGTTGCGGTGAACAGCGATGCCTCGACCAAAAGGCTGAAAGGGCCGAGCCGGCCGGTGAATCCGTTGCCGCAGCGCATGATTGTGCTGGGTGCGCTGGAAGCCGTGGATTGGGTGGTGCCGTTTGAGGAAGACACGCCGCAGCGTCTGATTGCCGAGGTGCTGCCCGATGTGCTGGTGAAAGGCGGCGATTATCAGCCGCATCAGATCGCCGGCAGCGAAGAGGTGTGGGCCAACGGCGGGGAAGTTAACGTCCTGAATTTTGAGGATGGGTGCTCCACAACCAACATCATTAATAGTATTAAAGCGGGTAAATCTGAATAA